DNA sequence from the Methanolobus sp. ZRKC5 genome:
CGGGACATGGTGGGGTCATCAGTGACTCCTACTGTCAGGCTGTCAATATTGTAACCTCTTCTTGAGAACATGCCTGCGACTCTTGAGAGTACTCCATATTTGTTCTCAACCAGAACTGCAAGTGTATGTCTCATTCTTTCCTCTCCAGATCCATTATTTCGTTAATTGCAGCACCTGCTGGCACCATAGGCGATACATTCTCTTCGCATTCCACAACAAAATCAATTACTGTGGGTCTTCCTGAAGCGATAGCCTGTTCAATGGCCGGACGTACTTCATCACGTTTGGTGGCCCGAAGTCCAAGTGCACCATATGCCTCTGCAAGTTTTACGAAGTCAACGCTGTCTTGTATGCAGGTTGAAGAGTATCTCTTATCATGGAAAAGTTCCTGCCATTGTCTGACCATTCCAAGGTAGCCATTGTTGAAGATCGCTACTATTACAGGTACATTTTCCTGAACTGCTGTTGCAAGTTCCTGTGAGTTCATCTGGAATGAACCGTCACCTGAAATGTCGAAGACCACTTTGTCAGGTCTTGCTATCTTGGCACCAATGGATGCGGGGAATCCGTATCCCATGGTTCCAAGTCCTCCGGATGTGATAAAGGTCCTTGCTTCGCTGAATCTGAAGTACTGGGCAGCCCACATCTGGTGCTGTCCTACTTCGGTAACAATAATAGCATCCTTGCATGCCTCACTTATCTGCTCGACGATATACTGGGGTTTAATTCCATCACCAGTTGCAGGTTCCACGTAGTAAAGAGGATTGTCCTTCTTCCAGTGGTCTATCCTTTTTATCCATGCTTCGGATTGTGCTGGTGATGAATACTTCAATAATTTTTGGAGTATCCACTTCGCATCTCCTACAATTGGTACGTCAACCTTTACATTCTTCGAGATCTCTGCAGGATCGATGTCTATGTGGATTATCTTTGCATTGGATGCAAATGCTTTGAGTTTGCCTGTGACCCTGTCATCGAATCTTACTCCAACTGCGATCAAAAGGTCTGATTCCTGGATGGCATAGTTTGCATATTTGGTTCCATGCATGCCGGGCATTCCCAAAAACAGTGGATGTTCTACAGGGAATCCGCCCATTCCTGTAAGGGTTGTTGTTACAGGGGCGTTGATCTTCTCTGCAAATTCAAAAAGCTCTTTGCTTGCATCTGAACTAATGACTCCGCCACCTGCATAAATAACAGGGTTTTTTGACATTTCTATCTTAGAAGCTGCCTTTTTTATCTGCTGGAGGTTACCTTGATACGTGGGTTTGTATCCTCGCAGTTCTACTTTATCAGGGTAGTAGAAATCAATTTCCTGAACAGTGATATCCTTTGGAAGGTCAATGAGTACCGGTCCCTGTCTGCCTGTGGATGCGATATGAAATGCTTCTTTGATAATTCTTGGAAGATCATTTGCATCCTGTACAAGGTAATTATGCTTGGTAATTGGCATTGTGATGCCGGTAATGTTTGCTTCCTGGAAAGCATCATTTCCAAGCAGGGAACTTGGTACCTGTCCGGTGAAGATTACCATTGGTATGGAGTCCATGTATGCATTTGCAATGCCTGTTACAAGGTTTGTTGCACCGGGTCCTGAAGTTGCAAGGCAGACGCCTGTCTTTCCAGTTGCCCTTGCATATCCTTCTGCTGCGTGGGCGGCAGCCTGTTCGTGGCGGACTAGTATATGACGGATATCCGCATCATAAAGTTCATCGTATATAGGGAGCAGTACGCCTCCCGGATACCCGAAGATGGTATCAACACCTTCTCTGTACAGGCACTCGATGAAGGCTCTTGCACCTGTCATTTTTTCCGTCGATTCAGTCATATAAAACCTCTAAATTTTAAATCAAATAGTTAAGTTAAATCTGCATGTAAACTGATAGTATCTATCTTATAATTTTCTGATATTTCAGATGAGACGGTTTATTCCATTAAGGACTGCTTCCACAGAAGCCATGACTATGTCTGTGCGTGATCCTCTGGATGTGACCATTTTCCCATTCTTTGAGAGTTTTACCAACACCTCTACAAGAGCATCAGTTCCTCCGCTGATGGCATCGACATGGTATTCTTCAAGCTGCACATCGGCAATTCCTGATATACCCTTCTTGATGCTTTCAAGTGTTGCATCAACAGGTCCGTCTCCAATGCCTGCTTCTACTACTTCCTTTCCGTCCACCTTCATTTTTACAGAAGCAGTTGGAGTTACCTTGTTACCTGACACTACTGTGAATTCTTCGAGGACTACCCTTACATCTCTCTGAATATTGAGCACAGTGTCGGTAATTGCCTGCAGGTCTGCATCTGTGACCTTCTTACCGTGGTCTCCCAGTTCCTTGACGCGGTTAAGTATCTCATGCAGCTGGGCATCATCGACTTCAAATCCCATTTCTTTGACTGCCAGTGTTACTGAACTCTTGCCTGCATGCTTGCCAAGTACGATCTTTCTTTCCCTGCCAAGCACTTCGGGTTTTATTGGTTCATACGTACTTGTGTCTGCCAGCAGGCCATGTACGTGGATGCCAGCCTCATGGGTGAACGCATTACCGCCGATAAGTGCCTTGTTTGGTGCTACGGGTAGCCCTGTGAGTCTGCTTACAAGCCTTGAGGTCTTGAAGATCTCTTTCGTATTGATCCTTGTCTTACATTTGTAGAGCCATTCGATGCTCATCACGACTTCCTCGAGGGCTGTGTTACCAGATCTTTCACCAATACCGTTGATAGTAACATGGGCCTGCTGTGCGCCCGACTTCAGGGCTGCTATGGTGTTAGCTGTTCCAAGACCAAAGTCATTATGACAGTGAATGCTCACAGGTGCTTTAACTGCAGAGCAGATGTCGCTAAAAATGACTTCCGTTCTTTCAGGAACAAGCAATCCGACGGTATCACAGAAGCATAATCTGTCGGCTCCTGCTTCCACTCCGTCATTGTATAATGACTTAAGGAACTCAACATCAGCCCTGGAAGCGTCTTCTCCGCTAAGCTCAACAATAAGGCCGTGTTCCTTTGCGTATTCTGTTACGTCCACAGCCATCTGCCTTACGGTTTCCCTGTCTTTCTTAAGCTTCACATTGATATGAAGGTCTGAAACCGGAGCTACAAGATGGATAGAATCTACATCGCATGCCAGTGCATAATCAACATCTGGTTTCATTATCCTGCAGTAGCTGCATATCTCCGCGTTTAATCCTTCAGCAACCACGGCTCTTATGGATTCGCGTTCACCTTCAGAGGTGATGGCCGAGCCTGCCTCTATAACGTCTACACCAAGCTCATCCAGCTTTGTAGCAATGGCTACTTTATCTTCGCTGCTAAGTGCTACACCTGGTGTCTGTTCACCATCTCTAAGAGTTGTGTCTAAAAACCGGATATTTTCGAATAATACAATCCCTCACAATATTTGTCTGCTACTTAGTAGCAGCCTAAGTGGATACACTGAAGTGCTATATATGTATAACGATTAATCTATCACGATTCGTCATGAGGATGCCAAATTATTATCCTGAAACTCAGTTCATAGTATAATGTATTTTTTTTGAATAATTGGGGATGAATTTACATAAGGGAAGTGAAAACTGTCAAACCTGGGATGTTAATCAGGCGATCTGATTGTATAAAGTTCACTTTTATATCGGTGAGTATGGTGCTATCAGGCCTTAAGCGCATGAATGCTTCCCTCAGGACCATGCCGCCAAGAACATACTTTTAGGGCTGTAATACGCTTCTATTCAAATAATGTGCTCATCTGCCTCTAATTTTAAGCTTACCAAGAGGTGGTTGAATGGGTTCGTTGTTGAGTTCAGTTTAATGCTACAAAATACATTCTTTCTATAACAGCAGCAATGGACTGCGCCGCCTTCGGCGTGGTGGTTGTACTGTTTTGATAACCCATCAAAAAAAGTAAGGGGAAATCCTTCCCTGCTTAGAAATAATCATTGACACTGAGTACTGCCTTTGCTACAA
Encoded proteins:
- a CDS encoding acetolactate synthase large subunit, which translates into the protein MTESTEKMTGARAFIECLYREGVDTIFGYPGGVLLPIYDELYDADIRHILVRHEQAAAHAAEGYARATGKTGVCLATSGPGATNLVTGIANAYMDSIPMVIFTGQVPSSLLGNDAFQEANITGITMPITKHNYLVQDANDLPRIIKEAFHIASTGRQGPVLIDLPKDITVQEIDFYYPDKVELRGYKPTYQGNLQQIKKAASKIEMSKNPVIYAGGGVISSDASKELFEFAEKINAPVTTTLTGMGGFPVEHPLFLGMPGMHGTKYANYAIQESDLLIAVGVRFDDRVTGKLKAFASNAKIIHIDIDPAEISKNVKVDVPIVGDAKWILQKLLKYSSPAQSEAWIKRIDHWKKDNPLYYVEPATGDGIKPQYIVEQISEACKDAIIVTEVGQHQMWAAQYFRFSEARTFITSGGLGTMGYGFPASIGAKIARPDKVVFDISGDGSFQMNSQELATAVQENVPVIVAIFNNGYLGMVRQWQELFHDKRYSSTCIQDSVDFVKLAEAYGALGLRATKRDEVRPAIEQAIASGRPTVIDFVVECEENVSPMVPAGAAINEIMDLERKE
- a CDS encoding (R)-citramalate synthase translates to MVLFENIRFLDTTLRDGEQTPGVALSSEDKVAIATKLDELGVDVIEAGSAITSEGERESIRAVVAEGLNAEICSYCRIMKPDVDYALACDVDSIHLVAPVSDLHINVKLKKDRETVRQMAVDVTEYAKEHGLIVELSGEDASRADVEFLKSLYNDGVEAGADRLCFCDTVGLLVPERTEVIFSDICSAVKAPVSIHCHNDFGLGTANTIAALKSGAQQAHVTINGIGERSGNTALEEVVMSIEWLYKCKTRINTKEIFKTSRLVSRLTGLPVAPNKALIGGNAFTHEAGIHVHGLLADTSTYEPIKPEVLGRERKIVLGKHAGKSSVTLAVKEMGFEVDDAQLHEILNRVKELGDHGKKVTDADLQAITDTVLNIQRDVRVVLEEFTVVSGNKVTPTASVKMKVDGKEVVEAGIGDGPVDATLESIKKGISGIADVQLEEYHVDAISGGTDALVEVLVKLSKNGKMVTSRGSRTDIVMASVEAVLNGINRLI